The Carassius gibelio isolate Cgi1373 ecotype wild population from Czech Republic chromosome B11, carGib1.2-hapl.c, whole genome shotgun sequence genomic sequence atattatacatgtatattgtattgtatttattttatagtatatttatttatttattttgtcgaaaacataaaaaacccaaaacttttgaacagtagtcaaAAGTAGAAGCACGTTTTGACTTCTTTTGGAGATAATTCATGTTGGTAGaggaaaataaatgtgtgtttactacatcatatatatatatatatatatatatatatatatatatatatatatatatatatatatatatatatatatatatatatatatatatatatatatatatatataatcagaatcagaatcagaaagagctttattgccaagtatgcttacgcatacaaggaatttgttttagtgacataagcttgcagtacacagagacaacaacacacagaaaaaaaaaaaggagagatttacaaattggcaaataaataagtgtataaacaattgtgctataaatgataatggaataggattgaatgagatgcaggaatgttctaggatgaagggttaacaaataaatataaggatattgcacgtttaaaAGCATAAGAACAGacgaacatatatatatatatatatataacatatatacatCTCCATGCCCTGAGTTCCTCAAGTCTTCTTTGTGACATAACAGTAAATTTTATTTAGCATGGAGTTAATTTCTAAATTCTGCTACAGAAAAGCCACAAATCAACCACAGTAAAGGCAGACAAATTAGAGAGACTCTATAATAGAACCGTCTGTTCCCCCAAGGGTCATCCTAGTTTGTCAGCCAAGAATCTCTCAAGAAAAGCCTGCAGGTGTACACGCAGCACGTGCTCGCTACAGTTGAATACATTACAGTGAGAGATGCCAGCCAGAGAAGACAGACTTTCTTTTGTCTCTTCAAATTACTCTCCCATCAGCAGTCACACCTTCACAACAGGTGATAACACGGTCACAGGAGTCATCAGACGTCTGACACGGTGAGAACAGTACATAGTATCTGTCTGCATGCCAGGTATCTCTGATGCAATATGACTTATGATAGAAACCGGCAAAGCTAGGAATCTTACATGTCTTGAACATAACAGTAATAGGGTTACTGTTGCATACAAGGACAGAATCAGAGAGGATATCAGCAGTTACACACTTAGCAAAACATCCACTAGCAAATGTTGACCTTGTTGTCATGGCTTTAGTGCATGAATGGGAGATGATTTCATGGACAAGTTCAAGCCGCGGTCTCATGGGTGTTAACATTCACTACACGACTCTTATTCATTCAGGTGACGCTAACACAGGCACTGTGGGTTGTTACACAGTGAGATCGTGTTTACTGAGGGAGAACATTTTACACTGTTGAAAAGCCAGTGGGTGAGTTGAGTCACCTCAACTATTTCAAGAGCAGTACAGATATCACATTACTTATGAGATTGGAAGTACAAGTAGTTTTATGTGACTTTTTGCATCTCCATATTGTGTCAGTTGTGTTATTATGTCATTTCAAATATATCTGGATCAAAAAGAAATGCACACTAATTTATGTATTAGCAAGAATGGATCAATTTACTTTTACGTTATTTGAATTCTCTGCCATTCAAACTATTTTCATTCTGTAAAATCAGCAACATGAAATATATCAGCAAAAATATTTGTggaaaaaaatcttcagaaattcACTTTTTCTTTCAAGGAAAATCTTTTGTATCTTTGTTCTTTACTAAAAGAATTATATCAGCAGAGGCAAGTACTTGACTGTGTTTGAATTTCTCCTGTTTTCTCTCCATCACTTACACTGAAATaggaaatacacaaaataataataaatagatttaaGCACCAATTCAGGggaaatgcatttcaaatagcAGGATGTCCAAAAAATGTCCAGCTTCAAGCATAACACAGAAATGAATCAGAGTTTGATCAAACATAACAATAAGGATGTTCTCATGGGATGccagaataaaataatacacaaacTATATATGCTGTAATCTGCTGTGgatataaaactattattaaaatggATTTAAGGCTTGCCTGTCTAAAACTTACCTACCAATTAAACTGGCGCATTTTTTCCAAAGAGGTGAGGGAGTGCCTTCTCAAAAAGAAGTTGActcagcagtttaaaaaaaatctatggaAGTTTTATCAAATTAAGTCAGGTTAAGAGTGAGCAATTTTCTGTCAGCCGTTAACAATGGACAAATAATAAAGACGTAATTAAACAAACAACTTAAACATCGCCACTTTCAACACatcattttattgaaattttataccacttaaaaatgtttatattaacatactatttattaaaacatctaaaaaaaaatttgttagtGTGAAACTGTGCTGTTTCTTGGTCCTAAATGCCAGcaaagtgtattttatttgtcatttatttgacACGTTTCAGGTCATGGAGAACTATACTAATGGTGAttatttgaatcaggtgtgttcaGTTTTGGGAGACAAGACTTTGTATGAGCaatccatttgtgtgtgtgtgtgtgtgggggggggggggggtgttgcaTATGCATGATgtcataaaagcagcctctgacTAAAGCAAGTTCATACTACAAGTTGTATACTATCATACTGAGATCACTGGAGATTTGGAAAATGACCCAATGTGTACAGAGCTTTAGAGATTTCTAATGTACATGTTTTTAAGCAATgtggttgttatttttttaaacataacagCTATTAAGAGGTGCTATTGTAATTATAGAGACTTCTATTTCTAAGGACAGTGACATATTTTTGCATGCACATGGTTTCAGATAGCTTTAAATCATGTcttctgtgcacacacacatacagacgaTTAGTCAGTGAGACAATACTCCACCTGACATCTGTCTGCTCTATTTGGCACTAATCTAGATTATATCACTATGATGTAAACTATCAATCATAGCTCAACCTATATTGAACTAGACTAGCTAGAATAAAAGAGTCTAGAATATAGTGACATTGAGAAAAATCCATTTTAATGCCTGAATTAACATTAGTGATCCACTAAGCAGAAAAGCTAATTTtctttacagaaattaaatatatatagttttcagGTTTGGTTAGTAAACCTGTGTTACATTGACTTTTtgtatctattttctttttttttttttattaaaatattaatatataattttaaatcccATAGATATGTAGTTATTTGATCTGAAGTGGGTGACATCAaagtgcatttaaattttttgacCAGAATTAGTAAGACTGTACTCTAGACTCTAATTAGCACTTATCTAGACTTTAACTATGTTGTAAACTATTACAGGTAAATGAAACAATAATAGCTTAACcaaaattagaattagaatagatTAAATATGTGATAATAATTGCCTGCAGTGACAGCAGGCTATTACCTGGTGCTCGCCTGGACAGAACAACCAGAACAGACAGAACagccaatttcattcattttcatgagTAATAATAGTTAGCAACTCTCCCATGAGCTCTTTGAAGACagcttagagagagagagaggtgaggtgGAGCTCTGTTTATACAGTGAGTCACGTATGAGAGTCACCCAGACTAATGCCTTCAACAGAGGAAGACTTGAGCACGAAAAAGAGCTGATCAAGCAGACCTGAAGTCATGCTGATGCATGCTAGTGCTAAAATCTCTAAAAACTATTTTACACAGATTTCTGCAGTACTTGATTCTTAATGgtcaaatattttcatataatgcCCCCCAAATTGAAAAAATTGCCCCAGAAAACAGATTTCATACTGCTGGGTTGTCTCTTTTATCACTCTGCAGTCATgctgaaataatacaattatttcagTGCCAAtcgatttttcatttaattaaagttTCCCTGTGTTCTGGTAAGCAACTTAGGGTTTAATTTATGATAATAACTCACATACATGCAATTCACAGGAACAAAGTTTCATAATATCTGTTCttgagaaaataaattataaccCCCACCCACCCAGCCACCCCTCCTCTGTCTCCATTGTTGATCAGTGAAGTAAGCATGCAAAGTTCCAGATGTGACCTGTTAACTGGGTGGTGGTGCAATAGTCAGATGATGTCACATCCCCCCCAGGGAGCCCACAATCAAGGCAAATCCTCTGCAGGCAACAacagacacaaaaacacatgctTACACATTTAAAACCTTACATGTGTCACCACCCATACCTCCTTGAAAGGGATTGAACAGCGTATCTTAACATAAACGTCAAAATTACAAAGCTTCAAAAGATGCACAAGAGGTAATTTTGCAAACTAATCTTTCATGTTCCTCCTCACCCATTATTGCTCATACCTTTGAAACCACTTCATTTATCACTGGTTCTTGCTCGCACAAACAACTGGAAAACCTTAGCAATTGCAGAGCAACAACCTGGTAACCACAACATCATAGCAATGATAGCAATGTGACAGAAAGTCGTGCActcattacaatatatatatattttaattaaaacaaacaagtgGAATTAACTTGGGACATGTTTTAAAATAGATTTCTTAAAGATTTTTTCTATATAATGGACTTACTGGTTAGTGAAGCACTTTATGTGCAAACAAAAACACGTGCAAGTGTTCTCATGGTTTTAAATTAAGACTTTCCTTCTAATATCTGCACACTGAGAAAAAACATTTGAACTCTCTGATGTTTGGTTGTGAACAAGGTTTATGTTCCCTTAGGGATTGATCAAACATAAATGATGTTAAAACTATTCTGTATCCTAACAATACTTGTTTAGTGTCTTTGTTCAATTTCAAAGAGACTGACAAAGAAAGGGAAAACTGccacacatataaacacatgtatgtgtgtgtgtgtttgtctcaaaGTGTCCGCAATCTTGTTGCACTCCCTTCATTGAATTCTCAAGGGTGAGGACATTGCAATCATTTATAAAGACACAGAGACATTCCTTTGCAGTTTCAGGGTGGAAACTGAACTCTGGTCCATGAGTCTCAGCTGAGGGTTGCAGAAGGGTCTGACCCAAACAAACGGTCCTTCGCCCCTCCCGTCCACAAAATTCAGGTCCCGCCCTCTAGCTTTAGCTCTATAAGAGGACCGAGATGAGCTTGAAGGCACCACTCCTCTTCAGGACAACTCTAGCAGTTTCCTGTATTGCCCTCTCTGCATTCTTCTCACctctgcatccatccatcatgtcGGTCTATCTTCATTCGTCAACCAGTTCAGTTCCCAGGACTGTGACCTCAAAGTCCATTATCACCAAGACTCAGGGTAGTTCGATGGCCTCTCCACAGAAAGCCTACAGCGTCTATGGAGGTAGTCTGGGAGGAACCACACGCATCTCCTCCTACAGAGTTGGTGGAGGATATGGTGGAGGATACGGTTTTGGTGGAGGACACGGAGGAGGATACGGTGCTGGATTCTTGGTTGGAGGTGACAGTGATTTGGTCAGGCTGAATGAGAAGGCCACCATGCAGAACCTGAACGACCGTCTGGCGTCCTATCTGGAGAAGGTGCGCTCGCTGGAGGCTGCCAATGCCACTTTGGAGAGGCAGATCCGTGAGTACTATGAGAAGAAGGGGCCGATCGCACAGAGAGACTACAGCCACTACTGGAACACCATCAATGACCTGAAGGACAAGGTACAGTGATGCCTGAATGAATATGACACATGATTAATAAATTGTTAGTGCAATAATCCAGTTCAGGTAATAGAGAATGTTTGCAACCCAATGCATTCTGCGTTATCATATAAAAGATTCCAATGTCCGACACATTTGGCATGCCACACTGCAATTCTATAATGAATTCATGCTTTAAAAACTGCATATTTTCTTTACAGATTAAAAATGCTACCATCAACAATGCCAGCATCCTCCTGCAGTTCGACAACTCTAAACTGGCTGTCGATGACTTCAGAATAAAGTAAGTTAAAGTGAGTTTCATACATGATTGGTGGGTTTATTCCTTATCCTGCTTCTCCACCAATCAGGTATGAGCACGAATTGGTAATGCGTCAGACTGTGGAGGCTGACATCGCTAACCTGCGCCGCTTGCTGGACCAGACAACCCTGACAAAGGCCGACCTGGAGATGCAGATCGAGAATCTGCAGGATGAGCTGGCGTTTATGAAGAAGAACCACCAGGAGGTTTGTAGTAACTTGCATGTAGTGTTTTTTTGGACTTATGAATCTAGTCAGAGACCTGATGCTGAAGCCTTGTGGGTTTACAGGACTTAGCTGCGCTGAGGTCACAGCTGACAGGCACAGTGAACGTAGAGGTGGATGCTGCTCCTCAGCAAGACCTGAACAGAGTTCTGGATGAGATTCGTGCTCATTACGAGAACATCATACAGAAACACCGCAGGGAACAGGAAGACTGGTTTAAAGACAAGGTAAGACTTGATCTGCTATCAAAAGCCCTGAATTCACTGAATAATAAACAACCTATTCCAGTACTAGTGACTCTGAagtcaaataaaaatacagtttatctTATGATACTTGAGTTCATATTGTGTGCGTTTCTGTTTCTTTTAGACGACAGTGTTGCACAAAGAAGTGTCCATCAGCACAGAGACCATACAAACAACCAAGACACAGATCACAGATCTACGACGCACCTTACAGAGTCTGGAGATTGAGCTACAGTCTCAACTCAGCATGGTGAGACACAAGTGGAAGCAGGAAGTTTAGCGGGGAGAGCGGGAGATTACATTATCTGAACCGAAGGTCAGAAAAAACATTACTTAAGAGGTCAGCCAAGTATACAGAAAGATGTTCATGTGCAACATGTGCAGGAAACAGATGGAAAAAAGCCATTTATAACTTGGGACGTCTTGAGATCTAAAGGCTCCATTTGTGGACTTTTTCACTCTGTGTAAAGAATGACAGTTCACTCATCATTCATCCAATCCAtttgattttcacaaaaataaatatgtttcatAAATAGTGACCTATTTCTGCATGTTCTCATTGCTCACACAGAAAGGGGCACTGGAGAACTCACTGGCAGACACAGAGGCTAGGTACAGCGCTATGCTAGCAGGCTACCAGAACCAGATTGACACGCTGGAGGCTGAGCTTAGTCATATGCGGGCTAGCATTGAGCAGCAGGGACGTGATTATGCCTTATTGTTGGACATCAAGAGCCGCCTGGAGCAGGAGATCGCCACCTACAGGAGCCTCCTGGAAAATCAGGACATCAAGTAAGTCGGTTTCTTTCATTTATCAGAGTTATTGTTTGTCAAAAGCAGTGGTGCATGGTTCATGTGACATTATTCTGGAATGATTTTACTAATGCATCTTTTATTTCCCTTTATTCAGGACTCAAATACCAGGTAATTAAAGTCTTTCTTTGCATACTGCAGTGGACTTGTCTGTTGCAGGTATTGCAGTGAATGCTGTAAAGTGTTTTTGCAttactgactctctctctctgtctgcttcAGGTGGAACTGTCACCATCAGCCAAggtggaacaacaacaacaacaatccacAAGACACAGCATACCTTCTAAATGCTAAATGCACATCACACTGCTTTATgagaaaacacacatacagtacatttggTTCTGAATGCATACTGAGAACAAGTGTAACTGAAAGATAAACAGATCATACTCTTATTTGTGCGTGATAAAACCTGTCTCTGACAATAAAGCTTCTTTTGTGAATTACTTTGAAgtttttcttcatctgaacactaTAGTATAAAAGGGACTGGTGTCTATGtcaaaatgcaaaacaatatGAAGTTTGGATTTCCAATTACATCCTGAAATAATATTTAGACTGTAATGTGGTGCTATTACTTGAAAACACTAATTTACAGTAATCACTAGAAAAGAGGCTATGAGGGAAATAAACTTAAAACCTTACATGTGTCACCACCCATACCACCTTGAAAGGGAATGAACAGTGTATCTTAACATAAACTTCAAAATTACAAAGCTTAAAAACATGCACAAGAGGTAATTTTGCAAACCAATCTTTCATGTTCCTCTTCACCCATTATTGCTCATACAAATGAAACCACTCCATTTATCACTGGCCCTTGCTCGCACAAACAACTGGAAAACTTTAGCAATTGCAGAGCAACAACCTGGTTACCACAACATCATAGCAATGATAGCAATGTGACAGAAAGTCGTGCACTCATAGCAATTAATCTCAGTCTGATCTTTACTCAAAGAAACGTGTATTTTACTATTAAAAGACACAATATTGAATGTTAAGCAAAGAATTGTCAGAACCTCATAGGGATATTATGGTATGAGGATCAATTTCTGgatgtattaatatgtatttaatatattatttttttatatgtatataaattttttaataacaaagatgaaataattgttttttttttaacctatgcACTTTGACCTAAATATCCGCCATACTTTTTCAGATTTTGTTACTTTAAAAGGCTTTATAATAGGCAAATTAGTTTGGACgtgatgctcaaacagcttgcaaaatcaaaaaatcaacatgacaaagaatcgtgATAAAATCAtgtcatttctaaaaaaaaaaaaaaagaattgttttatttttatcatatcgcccacccctagccAAGAGAATAAAGACTCTAAATCACTGGCCCCGGTCCAGGGATttagatacacacacatacacacacacacacaaacacacactcacacacatatatatataggggtcATGTGTGGTGCTTTAGTGTGTGTTTAGCATTGGTTACttcatattattaaaatgaaatcatgtttaaaatctGTTATTCTAGATGTTAACTTGAACGAATATTTAGTCTGAGTACCTATTTGTGTACATTCTTCACAAGCTCTGAGATAAAGTCCGTGGGTGCGGGCGGGACTGGACACACAGGTTGCGGGATGGGGCGGACCTGGTCACACATTCGCAGGAGCGGATGGGTGCAGGTTTAAGAAAACAGTCCTGCGCAGGGCTCTACTCTGGTCCTTGAGTCTCAGCTGGAGGTTACAGAAGGGTCTGACCCAAACAAACGCTCCTTCGCCCCTCCCGTCCACAAAATGCAAGACCTGCCCTCTAGCTTTAGCTCTATAAGAGGACCAAGATGAGCTTGAAGGCACCACTCCTCTACAGGACAACTCTAGCAGTTTCCTGTATTGCCCTCTCTGCATTCTTCTCATctctgcatccatccatcatgtcGGTCTATCTTCATTCGTCAACCAGTTCAGTTCCCAGGACTGTGACCTCACAGTCCATTATCACCAAGACTCGGGGTAGTTCGATGGCCTCTCCACAGAAAGCCTACAGCGTCTATGGAGGTAGTCTGGGAGGAACCACCCGCATCTCTTCCTATAGAGTTGGTGGAGGATATGGTGGAGGATACGGTTTTGATGGAGGACACGGAGGAGGATACGGCGCTGGAATCTTTGTTGGAGGTGACAGTGACTTGGTCAGGCTGAATGAGAAGGCCACCATGCAGAACCTGAACGACCGTCTGGCGTCCTATCTGGAGAAGGTGCGTTCGCTGGAGGCTGCCAATGCCACTTTGGAGAGGCAGATCCGTGAGTACTATGAGAAGAAGGGGCCGATCGCACAGAGAGACTACAGCCACTACTGGAACACCATCAATGACCTGAAGGACAAGGTACAGTGATGCCTGAATGAATATGCCACGTTTCACAAATTTTTTGTGCAATAATCCAGCTCAGGTAATAGAGAATTTTTGCAACACAATGCATTCTGCATTATCATATAAAAGATTCCAATGTCCGACACATTTGGCATGTAACAATGCATACTGTAATGAATTCATGCTTTAAAAACTGCATATTTTCTTTACAGATAAAAAACGCTACCATCAACAATGCCAGCATCCTCCTGCAGTTCGACAACTCTAAACTGGCCGTCGATGACTTCAGAATAAAGTAAGTTAAAGTAAGTTTCATTCATGATTGGTGGGTTTATTCCTTATCCTGCTTCTCCACCAATCAGGTATGAGCACGAATTGGTAATACGTCAGACTGTGGAGGCCGACGTTGCTAACCTGCGCTTCTTGGTGGACAAGACAACCCTGACGAAGACCGACCTGGAGATGCAGATCGAGAATCTGCAGGATGAGCTGGCGTTTATGAAGAAGAACCACCAGGAGGTTTGTAGTAACTTGAATGTACTGTTTTTTGGACTTATGAAGCTAGTCAGAGACCTGATGCTGAAGCCTTGTGGGTTTACAGGACTTGGCTTCACTGAGGTCACAGCTGACAGGCACAGTGAATGTAGAGGTGGATGCTGCTCCTCAGCAAGACCTGAACAGAGTTCTGGATGAGATTCGTGCTCATTATGAGAACATCATACAGAAACACCGCAGGGAACAGGAAGACTGGTTTAAAGACAAGGTAAGACTTGATCTGCTATAAAAAGCCCTGAATTCACTGAATAATAAACAACCTATTCCAGTACTAGTGACTCTGAagtcaaataaaaatacagtttatctTATGATACTTGAGTTCATATTGTGTGCGTTTCTGTTTCTTTTAGACGACAGTGTTGCACAAAGAAGTGTCCATCAGCACAGAGACCATACAAACAACCAAGACACAGATCACAGATCTACGACGCACCTTACAGAGTCTGGAGATCGAGCTACAGTCTCAACTCAGCATGGTGAGACACAAGTGGAAGCAGGAAGTTTAGCGGGGAGAGCGGGAGATTACATTATCTGAACCGAAGTTCAGAAAAAACATTACTTAAGAGGTCAGGCAAGTATACTGAAAGATGTACAAGAAACAGATGGAAAAGAGGGCGAATGTGAGATATGTCCagaatgcattatttaataaagCCCTCCAAATCCCAGGAAGTAGGTCAGGTACATTTTAAAAAAGGCAATTATAACTGTCTTGAGATCTGAAGGCTCCATTTGTGGACTTTTTCACTCTGTGTAAAGAATGACAATTCACTCATCATTCATCCAATCCAtttgattttcacaaaaataaatatgtttcatACATAGTGACCTATTTCTGCATGTTCTCATTACTCAAACAGAAAGGGGCACTGGAGAACTCACTGGCAGAGGCTAGGTACAGCGCTATGCTAGCAGGCTACCAGAACCAGATTGACACGCTGGAGGCTGAGCTTAGTCATATGCGGGCTAGCATTGAGCAGCAGGGACGTGATTATGCCTTACTGTTGGAAATCAAAAGCTGCCTGGTGCAGGAGATCGCCACCTACAGGAGCCTCCTGGAAAATTAGgagtaaataatttacaaattatcaGAGTTATGCATTTATCAGAGTTATTGTTTGTCAAAAGCAGTGGTGCATGGTTCATGTGACATTAATCTGGAATGATTTTACTAATGCATCTTTTATTTCCCTTTATTCAGGACTCAAATACCAGGTAATTAAAGTCTTTCTTTGCATACTGCAGTGGATTTTTCTGTTGCAGGTATTGCAGTGAATGCTGTAAAGTGTTTTTGCAttactgactctctctctctgtctgcttcCGGTGGAACTGTCACCATCAGCCAAggtggaacaacaacaacaacaatccacAAGACACAGCATACCTTCTAAATGCTAAATGCACATCACACTGCTTTAtgagaaaacacacagacagtaCATTTGGTTCTGAATGCATACTGAGAACAAGTGTAACTGAAAGATAAACAGATCATACTCTTATTTGTGCGTGATAAACCTGTCTCTGACAATAAAGCTGCTTTTGTGAAttacttttacattgtttttcttcatctgaacactaTATTATAAAAGGGACTGGTGTCTATGtcaaaatgcaaaacaatatGAAGTTTGGATTTCATATTACATCCTTATataatatttagactttttgaaAACACTAATTTACAGTAATCACTAGAAAACAGGCTATGAGGGAAATAAACTGAGTTTTAGTCTTCCCAGTGTTATTCCTGGGTTCCTTCCGTAACAGCCTGACAACAATAGTGTATATGTTGCTTGGCAACAGATCCATCACAAAAGCGGTGAAGGAAAGGTCACACAAGCTGGCTGGCTATTGACTTCCCCTTTATCAGTAAACACCTTTTTCCTTCACAAACAATTGCAATTgtgtaaaaagaaaatgtagtCT encodes the following:
- the LOC127968052 gene encoding keratin, type I cytoskeletal 13 isoform X2 → MSVYLHSSTSSVPRTVTSKSIITKTQGSSMASPQKAYSVYGGSLGGTTRISSYRVGGGYGGGYGFGGGHGGGYGAGFLVGGDSDLVRLNEKATMQNLNDRLASYLEKVRSLEAANATLERQIREYYEKKGPIAQRDYSHYWNTINDLKDKIKNATINNASILLQFDNSKLAVDDFRIKYEHELVMRQTVEADIANLRRLLDQTTLTKADLEMQIENLQDELAFMKKNHQEDLAALRSQLTGTVNVEVDAAPQQDLNRVLDEIRAHYENIIQKHRREQEDWFKDKTTVLHKEVSISTETIQTTKTQITDLRRTLQSLEIELQSQLSMKGALENSLADTEARYSAMLAGYQNQIDTLEAELSHMRASIEQQGRDYALLLDIKSRLEQEIATYRSLLENQDIKTQIPGN
- the LOC127968052 gene encoding keratin, type I cytoskeletal 19 isoform X1, which encodes MSVYLHSSTSSVPRTVTSKSIITKTQGSSMASPQKAYSVYGGSLGGTTRISSYRVGGGYGGGYGFGGGHGGGYGAGFLVGGDSDLVRLNEKATMQNLNDRLASYLEKVRSLEAANATLERQIREYYEKKGPIAQRDYSHYWNTINDLKDKIKNATINNASILLQFDNSKLAVDDFRIKYEHELVMRQTVEADIANLRRLLDQTTLTKADLEMQIENLQDELAFMKKNHQEDLAALRSQLTGTVNVEVDAAPQQDLNRVLDEIRAHYENIIQKHRREQEDWFKDKTTVLHKEVSISTETIQTTKTQITDLRRTLQSLEIELQSQLSMKGALENSLADTEARYSAMLAGYQNQIDTLEAELSHMRASIEQQGRDYALLLDIKSRLEQEIATYRSLLENQDIKTQIPGGTVTISQGGTTTTTIHKTQHTF
- the LOC127968055 gene encoding keratin, type I cytoskeletal 15-like; this encodes MSLKAPLLYRTTLAVSCIALSAFFSSLHPSIMSVYLHSSTSSVPRTVTSQSIITKTRGSSMASPQKAYSVYGGSLGGTTRISSYRVGGGYGGGYGFDGGHGGGYGAGIFVGGDSDLVRLNEKATMQNLNDRLASYLEKVRSLEAANATLERQIREYYEKKGPIAQRDYSHYWNTINDLKDKIKNATINNASILLQFDNSKLAVDDFRIKYEHELVIRQTVEADVANLRFLVDKTTLTKTDLEMQIENLQDELAFMKKNHQEDLASLRSQLTGTVNVEVDAAPQQDLNRVLDEIRAHYENIIQKHRREQEDWFKDKTTVLHKEVSISTETIQTTKTQITDLRRTLQSLEIELQSQLSMKGALENSLAEARYSAMLAGYQNQIDTLEAELSHMRASIEQQGRDYALLLEIKSCLVQEIATYRSLLEN